One part of the Pristis pectinata isolate sPriPec2 chromosome 17, sPriPec2.1.pri, whole genome shotgun sequence genome encodes these proteins:
- the LOC127579191 gene encoding LOW QUALITY PROTEIN: transmembrane protein 17B-like (The sequence of the model RefSeq protein was modified relative to this genomic sequence to represent the inferred CDS: inserted 1 base in 1 codon; substituted 1 base at 1 genomic stop codon), which translates to MSLYSSLPHNIRQNLTNFSGNSFYQQXTRDCGDRSNNIPANETVSSLPLQMALYFNVIFFPFWWVSEVAMLHLKYNMLPGYYQWLLLAAIIILTLIEIIRLCLGYMGNLQEKLPELAGFWLLSFVIQLPIILFLLTDESIIIIPLERGVHILYFTFLVFELALGFXALREMTNHLVKCFYLQQFHGLQEIRMQWLFL; encoded by the exons ATGTCTCTGTACTCTTCTCTGCCTCATAATATCAGACAGAATCTGACCAACTTCAGCGGTAACTCTTTTTATCAGCAATAAACTCGAGACTGCGGTGACAGATCCAACAATATCCCAG CTAATGAGACAGTGTCCAGCCTCCCTTTACAGATGGCACTATATTTCAatgtcattttctttcctttctggtGGGTGTCAGAAGTGGCCATGCTCCATCTTAAG TATAATATGTTACCAGGATACTACCAATGGCTACTGTTGGCTGCTATAATAATTCTCACACTGATTGAAATTATTCGGCTTTGTCTGGGCTACATGGGAAACTTGCAAGAAAAG CTGCCAGAGTTAGCTGGATTTTGGTTGCTGTCCTTTGTAATCCAACTACCCATTATTCTGTTCCTCCTCACCGATGAATCCATCATCATCATACCCCTGGAAAGGGGTGTCCATATTCTCTATTTTACCTTCCTGGTTTTCGAGTTGGCTCTGGGAT CAGCCCTAAGAGAAATGACAAACCACCTGGTGAAATGCTTCTACCTCCAGCAGTTTC